A window of Planctomonas sp. JC2975 genomic DNA:
GGGAACGTGACGGCGGCGAGGAAGGCGAGCGCGTCGGCATCCGACTCTGCGGCTCTGCGGATGGTCACGTCGGTCATGGCTTCACGATACCGAGGGTGCCGAACCGCCCGAGCCCCTGGGCGAGGCCGAGCCGATCGAACACCGGCTCCCCGAGCGAGGCGGAGCGAAACGAGCCGAAGGGCGGTAGCCGTGCCGCCCTTCGACTCGCTCCGCTCGCCCGGGGAGCTCGCGGCTAGGCGGCCCGCGCGGCGTCAGCCAGAACGCGGGTGTGCTCGCGCGCCGGCTTCGGAGAGGCGGCCGGAGCCTGCGCCGTCTCGTCGTCGGACAGGTACCGCGTGTACGCGGTGACCGTGAGGAAGGCCGGGTACTCCGGCCGCAGGGCGACCTGTTCGAGGATGCGCGCGGCATCATCGAACCGATCCCCGACGAAGCGCGGCAGCTCGGCGACGATCTCGGCGCGCAGCCGTTGCACGAGAGGCACGTCCACCAGCTCGCCCTCCGCGGTGGTGACGCGGTTCTCGATCCACTGCCACAGCTGCGAACGCGAGATCTCCGCCGTCGCGGCGTCCTCCATGAGGTTGTCGATCGCCACGGCGCCCGTGCCACGCAGCCACGCCTCGACATAGCGCAGGGTCACCGAGATGTCGTCGCGCACGCCGGCGATCGTCACCTCGCCGGTTGCATCCGTCAGATCCAGCAAGTCGGATGCCCTGACCCGCACCTCGTCCCGCGTGCGTTCAAGCTGATTCGGCCGCTCGCCCAACACGGCGTCGAACTCCGCTCGAGCGATCGGGATGAGATCAGGATGCGCTACCCAGGTGCCGTCGAATCCGTCTTGCGCCTCGCGTCGCTTGTCCTCCGTCACCTTGGCGAAGGCGCGCTCCGTCACTTCCGGATCGCGCCGGTTCGGGATGAATGCGCTCATGCCCCCGATGGCATATGCCCCGCGCTGGTGGCACGTCGCGACGAGCAGTTCCGTGTACGCACGCATGAACGGCTGCGTCATCGTGAGACGCGAGCGGTCCGAGAGCACGAAACGGCGACCGCGCGAACGGAACGTCTTGATGATGCTGAACAGGTAGTCCCATCGTCCGGCGTTGAGCCCCGCGCAGTGGTCGCGCAACTGGAAGAGGATCTCTTCCATCTGGAACGCCGCCTGGATGGTCTCGATCAGCACCGTCGCGCGCACCGTGCCCTGCGGCATCCCGATGCGTTCCTGCGCGAAGACGAAGACGTCGTTCCACAGCCTCGCCTCCTCGTGGTGCTCGAGCTTCGGCAGATAGAAGTACGGGCCGCGGCCCGCGTCGACCAGCCGCTGCGCGTTATGCCAGAAGTAGAGGCCGAAATCGACCAGACTCCCGGATGCCGGCAGCCCCCGTCCCTGACGATCGACGAACACGAGGTGCTTCTCCGCCAGGTGCCAGCCGCGTGGTCGCATCACGATGGTGGGTGTGCGGTCGGCCGTGACGCGATACTCCTTGCCCTCGGGAGACGTGTATCCGATGGTGCCTCGCACCGTGTCGTACAGCGACAGCTGGCCCTCGATCACGTTCGCCCAGGTCGGGCTCGTCGCGTCCTCCTGATCGGCGAGCCAGACGCACGCACCGGAGTTCAGCGCGTTGACGGTCATCTTGCGATCCGTCGGCCCAGTGATCTCGACGCGACGGTCTTCGAGGCCGGGCGCCGCGCCTGCGACGCGCCACGTGCGATCCTCGCGGATCCATGCCGTCTCCGGCATGAATTCCGGATCGCGGCCGTTCGCGATGTCGACGCGGCGGCGCATCCTGTCGGCCAGCAGGTCGTGGCGACGGCTCGCGAACCGGTCGTGCAGTTCCGTGAGGAAGTCGAGCGCGCCGGGCGAGAGGATCTCGTCGTAGCGATCGCGGAGCGGTCCTGTCACCTCGATGCGCGGCTCGTGCTGTTCTGTGGTGTTCATGTGTCGGTTCCTTCGTTATGCCCGAATGACTTCCTGTCAACGAGCGGCGAACTGTTCTTCTTCGGTCGAACCCGCCAACGCGAGCGTGGCGCTCGACGGGTTCAGTGCCGTGGCGATCAGGTCGAAGTAGCCGGTGCCGACCTCCTGCTGGTGGCGGGTGGCGGTGTAGCCGTCGGGTTCGGATGCGAACTCGGCTTCTTGCAGCTCGACGTACGCGCTCATCTGCCGCTGCGAGTAGTCGCGGGCGAGCGTGAACATCGAATGGTTCAGGGCGTGGAATCCGGCCAGCGTGATGAACTGGAACGCGTATCCCATCGCTGCGAGCTCCCGCTGGAACGAGGCGATGGTGTCGTCGTCCAGGTGGCGCTTCCAGTTGAACGACGGCGAGCAGTTGTATGCCAGCCGCTTGTTCGGGAAGTCCTGGTGGATGCGCTCGGCGAATCGTCGCGCAAGCTCCAGGTCGGGCTCTGAGCTTTCGACCCAGAGTAGATCGGCGTACGGCGCGTACGCCAGGCCGCGCGCGATCACCGGGTCGATCCCGTTGCGCACCTCGTAGAACCCCTCGGCCGTGCGCGTGCCCGTGAGGAACTCGCGGTCGCGCTCGTCGTGATCGCTCGTGAGCAGCGTCGCCGCGAGCGAGTCCGTGCGGGCGACGATGACGGTCGGCACACCGGCCACGTCGGCGGCCAGACGCGCGGCGTTCAGGGTGCGGATGTGCTGCGACGTCGGCACGAGCACCTTGCCGCCCATGTGTCCGCACTTCTTCTCGCTGGCCAGCTGGTCCTCCCAGTGCACACCCGCCGCGCCGGCCTCGATCATGGAGCGCATCAGCTCGTACGCGTTCAGCGGTCCGCCGAAGCCGGCCTCGGCATCCGCCACGATCGGCGCCATCCAGTCGATGCTCTCGCCCGCCGACTTCGTCGAAGCCGAGCCGGAGGTCGAGTCGATCTGGTCGGCACGCAGGAGCGCGTTGTTGATGCGTCGCACCACGGCGGGCACCGAGTTGGCCGGGTAGAGGCTCTGGTCCGGATAGGTCTGGCCGGACAGGTTCGCGTCGGCCGCGACCTGCCATCCGGAGAGGTAGATGGCGTCCAGGCCCGCACGCACCTGCTGCACGGCCTGGTTGCCAGTCAGTGCGCCGAGCGCGGCGACCCACTGCGGGTCGTCGATCGGCTCGCCGGCCCGAGGGACCTCGGTGCGCTGCAGCTGCTCCCACAGGCGCTCCGCACCTCGTCGGGCGAGAGTGTGCTCCTCGCCGACACGACCGCGCAGCGCGACGACGTCCTCGGCCGTGTAGTCCCTGCGCACGTCGTCCCAGCGCGGGTCGGCGCCCCACTCGAGCTCCAGCTCGACGGCGGTCTGGCGCCGGTCGCCTGGGCGCACCGACGTGGTGCGGGAGCTGTTCTGCTCGGTCATGGTGTTCTCCTGCCGCTCGTTCTCGGGTCGTTGCCTCAACACTGCGGGCGGCATGGCCCGCCGGTACCGGATTCGGAAGAAGAAGGTGCCGCCGACTTCTGAGCCCCGGAAAATCCCGGGCTCCTCCCCCGATCGCAGAAGAACGCCGATTCTTCTGCTTGACGTCGGGCTTCCGCTCAGGATGACGGTGGAAACATCGGTGCATGATCACCGCGGATCGCAGGCGCGCGAACTCCCCCGTCGCCGCTCCCCAGCACGGCTCGGGCAGGTCGGGAGCAGCCGTGTCTCCTGCCCTGGATCGCGTCGCCGGCCAGCGCAGCGAGCAGCACGCGGGCGACGAGCACGGCAGCGACGAGCTGGATGCCCTCACGCTCGGCCGCCGGATCCGCGAGCGCCGCCAGCACCTCGGCCTCACCCTCGACCAGCTGGCCGGCGCTGTGGACCGGGCGCCCTCGCAGGTGTCCATGATCGAGAACGGCAAGCGCGAGCCGCGGCTGACGATGCTGCGATCCATAGCAGCCGCACTGCAGACATCCGTCGACGAGTTGATGCGACCCGATGCCCCCACCGAGCGCGCAGCCCTCGAGATCGCGGTGGAGCGCGCCGTGCGGGGACCGGTGTTCGCCTCTTTGGGCTTGCCC
This region includes:
- the aceA gene encoding isocitrate lyase is translated as MTEQNSSRTTSVRPGDRRQTAVELELEWGADPRWDDVRRDYTAEDVVALRGRVGEEHTLARRGAERLWEQLQRTEVPRAGEPIDDPQWVAALGALTGNQAVQQVRAGLDAIYLSGWQVAADANLSGQTYPDQSLYPANSVPAVVRRINNALLRADQIDSTSGSASTKSAGESIDWMAPIVADAEAGFGGPLNAYELMRSMIEAGAAGVHWEDQLASEKKCGHMGGKVLVPTSQHIRTLNAARLAADVAGVPTVIVARTDSLAATLLTSDHDERDREFLTGTRTAEGFYEVRNGIDPVIARGLAYAPYADLLWVESSEPDLELARRFAERIHQDFPNKRLAYNCSPSFNWKRHLDDDTIASFQRELAAMGYAFQFITLAGFHALNHSMFTLARDYSQRQMSAYVELQEAEFASEPDGYTATRHQQEVGTGYFDLIATALNPSSATLALAGSTEEEQFAAR
- the aceB gene encoding malate synthase A; amino-acid sequence: MNTTEQHEPRIEVTGPLRDRYDEILSPGALDFLTELHDRFASRRHDLLADRMRRRVDIANGRDPEFMPETAWIREDRTWRVAGAAPGLEDRRVEITGPTDRKMTVNALNSGACVWLADQEDATSPTWANVIEGQLSLYDTVRGTIGYTSPEGKEYRVTADRTPTIVMRPRGWHLAEKHLVFVDRQGRGLPASGSLVDFGLYFWHNAQRLVDAGRGPYFYLPKLEHHEEARLWNDVFVFAQERIGMPQGTVRATVLIETIQAAFQMEEILFQLRDHCAGLNAGRWDYLFSIIKTFRSRGRRFVLSDRSRLTMTQPFMRAYTELLVATCHQRGAYAIGGMSAFIPNRRDPEVTERAFAKVTEDKRREAQDGFDGTWVAHPDLIPIARAEFDAVLGERPNQLERTRDEVRVRASDLLDLTDATGEVTIAGVRDDISVTLRYVEAWLRGTGAVAIDNLMEDAATAEISRSQLWQWIENRVTTAEGELVDVPLVQRLRAEIVAELPRFVGDRFDDAARILEQVALRPEYPAFLTVTAYTRYLSDDETAQAPAASPKPAREHTRVLADAARAA